The following are encoded in a window of Arvicanthis niloticus isolate mArvNil1 chromosome 1, mArvNil1.pat.X, whole genome shotgun sequence genomic DNA:
- the Wdr11 gene encoding WD repeat-containing protein 11 isoform X4 codes for MLPYTVNFKVSARTLTGALNAHNKAAVDWGWQGLIAYGCHSLVVVIDSNTAQTLQVLEKHKADIVKVKWARENYHHNIGSPYCLRLASADINGKIIVWDVAAGVAQCEIQEHVKPIQDVQWLWNQDASRDLLLAIHPPNYIVLWNADTGTKLWKKSYADNILSFSFDPFDPSHLTLLTSEGIVFISDFSPSKPPSGPGKKVYISSPHSSPAHNKLAAATGAKKALNKVKILITQEKPSAEFVALNDCLQLAYLPSKRNHMLLLYPREILILDLEVNQTVGVIAIERTGVPFLQVIPCSQRDGLFCLHENGCITLRVRRSYNSICTSSNDEPDLDPVQELTYDLRSQCDAIRVTKTVRPFSMVCCPVNENAAALVVSDGRVMIWELKSAVCSRNARNSSGVSPLYSPVSFCGIPGGVLQNKLPDLSLDNMIGQSAIAGEEHPKGSILQEVHLKFLLTGLLSGLPSPQFAIRMCPPLTTKNIKMYQPLLAVGTSNGSVLVYHLTSGLLHKELSVHSCEVKGIEWTSLTSFLSFAASTPNNMGLVRNELQLVDLPTGRSTAFRGDRGNDESPIEMIKVSHLKQYLAVVFKDKPLELWDIRTCTLLREMSKSFPAITALEWSPSHNLKSLRKKQLATREAMARQTVVSDAELGAVESSVISLLQEAESKSELSQNISAREHFVFTDNDGQVYHLTVEGNSVKDSARIPPDGSMGSITCIAWKGDTLVLGDMDGNLNFWDLKGRVSRGIPTHRSWVRKIRFAPGKGNQKLIAMYNDGAEVWDTKEVQMVSSLRSGRNVTFRILDVDWCTSDKVILASDDGCIRVLEMSMKSTCFRMDEQELIEPVWCPYLLVPRAALALKAFLLHQPWNGRYSLDISHIDYPENEEIKTLLQEQLHALSNDIKKLLLDPEFTLLQRCLLVSRLYGDESELHFWTVAAHYLHSLSQAKAGDTVVTKEGAPKDRLNNPLDICYDVLCENAYFQKFQLERVNLQEVKRSTYDHTRKCTDQLLLLGQTDRAVQLLLETSADNQHYYCDSLKACLVTTVTSSGPSQSTIKLVATNMIANGKLAEGVQLLCLIDKAADACRYLQTYGEWNRAAWLAKVRLNSEECADVLKRWVDHLCSPQVNQKSKALLVLLSLGCFVSVAETLHSMRYFDRAALFVEACLKYGAFEVSEDTEKLITAIYADYARSLKSLGFKQGAVHFASKAGAAGRDLLNELGSPKEELTEG; via the exons GTCAAGTGGGCCAGGGAGAACTATCACCACAACATTGGCTCTCCGTATTGCCTGCGCTTGGCTTCTgctgacatcaatgggaagatCATTGTTTGGGATGTAGCAGCAGGAGTAGCTCAGTGTGAGATCCAAGAGCATGTCAAGCCTATCCAAG ATGTGCAGTGGCTGTGGAATCAGGATGCTTCCCGGGACTTACTGCTTGCTATCCATCCACCAAATTACATTGTGCTCTGGAATGCAGACACTGGCACCAAACTGTGGAAGAAGAGCTATGCAGATaacatcctttctttttcttttgacccATTTGATCCTTCACATTTAACTT TACTCACCAGCGAGGGCATCGTTTTCATCTCAGACTTCTCTCCATCCAAGCCTCCCTCTGGCCCTGGGAAAAAAGTGTACATCTCTAGCCCACACTCTAGCCCAGCTCATAACAAGCTGGCTGCAGCCACCGGAGCCAAGAAGGCTCTTAATAAAGTAAAGATTTTGATCACTCAGGAGAAACCTAG tgcTGAATTTGTAGCTCTCAATGACTGCCTCCAGTTAGCCTATCTGCCTTCAAAAAGGAATCACATGCTGTTGCTCTACCCTCGGGAGATTTTAATCCTTGACCTTGAAGTGAATCAAACAGTTGGCGTGATTGCAATCGAGAGAACAGGCGTTCCCTTTCTGCAG GTAATACCGTGCTCTCAGCGCGATGGCCTGTTTTGCCTACATGAAAATGGCTGCATAACCTTACGTGTCCGGAGGTCTTATAACAGTATCTGTACTTCTTCAAATGACGAACCAG ATCTAGATCCTGTTCAGGAGCTTACCTATGACTTGAGAAGCCAGTGTGACGCAATCAGGGTGACGAAAACTGTCCGTCCCTTCAGTATGGTGTGCTGTCCTGTTAATGAGAATGCAGCTGCCCTCGTAGTAAGCGACGGCAGAGTCATGATATGGGAACTCAAGTCTGCTGTGTGCAGTCGAAATGCACGGAACAG TTCCGGTGTGTCACCTTTATACTCGCCAGTGTCTTTCTGTGGGATTCCTGGAGGAGTGCTACAGAATAAACTCCCCGACCTTTCCCTAGATAATATGATCG GACAAAGTGCGATTGCTGGGGAAGAGCATCCCAAAGGCTCCATTCTGCAGGAAGTGCACCTCAAATTCCTGCTGACAGGACTGCTCTCAGGACTCCCTTCCCCTCAGTTTGCCATCCGGATGTGCCCACCACTGACCACAAAAAACATTAAGATGTATCAGCCACTCCTTGCTGTTG GTACAAGTAACGGTTCTGTCCTGGTGTACCACCTCACCAGTGGTCTGCTGCACAAGGAGTTAAGTGTCCACTCGTGTGAAGTCAA GGGTATTGAATGGACAAGCTTGAccagtttcctttcttttgctgCTTCAACCCCAAACAACATGGGGTTAGTAAGAAATGAACTTCAGCTGGTTGATCTCCCAACAG GGAGGAGCACTGCTTTTCGTGGTGACCGGGGCAATGATGAATCACCCATTGAAATGATCAAAGTGTCTCATTTGAA acAGTATTTGGCAGTTGTTTTCAAAGATAAGCCCCTGGAATTATGGGATATTAGAACTTGCACTCTTCTTAGAGAAATGTCTAAAAGCTTCCCTGCGATAACTGCACTG GAGTGGTCACCATCTCACAACCTGAAGAGCCTGAGAAAGAAGCAGCTTGCCACCCGGGAGGCCATGGCCCGCCAGACTGTAGTCTCAGATGCGGAGCTGGGTGCTGTTGAATCATCTGTGATCAG TTTATTACAGGAGGCAGAAAGTAAGTCTGAACTCAGTCAGAACATCTCTGCTCGGGAGCATTTTGTGTTTACTGACAATGATGGCCAAGTTTATCATCTCACTGTTGAAGGAAATTCTGTGAAAGACAGTGCTCGGATTCCACCAGAT GGTAGCATGGGCAGTATTACCTGCATCGCTTGGAAAGGGGATACATTAGTGCTTGGAGATATGGATGGAAATTTAAACTTCTGGGATTTGAAAGGCAGAGTATCCAG AGGAATACCCACACATAGAAGTTGGGTGAGGAAGATTCGTTTTGCCCCTGGCAAGGGAAACCAGAAGCTAATAGCAATGTATAATGATGGCGCTGAAGTTTGGGATACTAAAGAG gttcagatggtGAGCAGTTTAAGAAGTGGAAGAAATGTGACCTTTCGGATTTTGGATGTGGACTGGTGCACATCAGATAAGGTGATCTTGGCATCTGATGACGGGTGCATCAGAGTTCTGGAGATGTCAATGAAGTCTACGTGTTTCAGAATGGATGAGCAGGAGTTAATAG AGCCTGTGTGGTGCCCATACCTCCTTGTTCCAAGGGCCGCCCTTGCCTTGAAAGCCTTCCTACTACACCAGCCTTGGAATGGGCGATATTCTTTGGACATTTCTCACAT TGATTacccagaaaatgaagaaataaagactcTCCTTCAAGAACAGTTGCATGCACTGTCTAA CGACATAAAGAAACTCCTGCTTGATCCTGAATTCACTCTCTTGCAGAGGTGCCTGCTGGTTTCCAG GCTTTATGGCGACGAGTCAGAGCTGCACTTTTGGACAGTGGCTGCCCACTACCTGCACAGCTTGTCCCAAGCCAAGGCTGGGGACACAGTGGTAACCAAGGAAGGTGCTCCTAAGGACAGGCTGAACAACCCACTGGATATCTGCTATGATGTGCTCTGTGAAAATGCCTACTTCCAG aaatttCAGCTAGAAAGAGTTAATCTACAGGAAGTAAAACGGTCAACTTATGATCACACAAGGAAATGCACAGACCAGCTCCTGCTGTTGGGACAG ACAGACAGAGCTGTACAGCTGCTGTTGGAAACAAGTGCAGATAACCAGCACTACTACTGTGACTCGCTGAAAGCTTGCTTGGTCACCACTGTCACCTCTTCAGGCCCTTCTCAGAGCACAATTAAGCTGGTAGCAACCAATATGATCGCCAATGGCAAGCTGGCAG AGGGCGTTCAGTTACTCTGTCTGATAGACAAGGCTGCAGACGCCTGTCGCTACCTGCAGACATATGGCGAGTGGAATCGGGCGGCATGGCTTGCAAAG GTTCGGTTAAATTCTGAAGAATGTGCAGATGTTCTGAAGCGGTGGGTTGACCACCTTTGTTCTCCACAAGTCAACCAGAAGTCCAAGGCCCTCTtggtcctcctctctctgggttgcTTTGTCAGCGTGGCAGAGACGCTTCACAG CATGAGATACTTTGATAGAGCTGCGTTGTTTGTGGAAGCCTGTCTCAAGTATGGTGCATTTGAAGTCAGTGAGGACACAG AGAAGCTCATCACTGCCATCTATGCAGACTATGCCCGAAGCCTGAAGAGCCTCGGCTTTAAACAGGGAGCAGTGCATTTTGCTTCAAAAGCTGGAGCGGCTGGCAGAGATTTATTGAATGAGCTGGGGTCCCCCAAGGAGGAACTAACAGAAGGCTGA
- the Wdr11 gene encoding WD repeat-containing protein 11 isoform X3, translated as MLPYTVNFKVSARTLTGALNAHNKAAVDWGWQGLIAYGCHSLVVVIDSNTAQTLQVLEKHKADIVKVKWARENYHHNIGSPYCLRLASADINGKIIVWDVAAGVAQCEIQEHVKPIQDVQWLWNQDASRDLLLAIHPPNYIVLWNADTGTKLWKKSYADNILSFSFDPFDPSHLTLLTSEGIVFISDFSPSKPPSGPGKKVYISSPHSSPAHNKLAAATGAKKALNKVKILITQEKPSAEFVALNDCLQLAYLPSKRNHMLLLYPREILILDLEVNQTVGVIAIERTGVPFLQVIPCSQRDGLFCLHENGCITLRVRRSYNSICTSSNDEPDLDPVQELTYDLRSQCDAIRVTKTVRPFSMVCCPVNENAAALVVSDGRVMIWELKSAVCSRNARNSSSGVSPLYSPVSFCGIPGGVLQNKLPDLSLDNMIGQSAIAGEEHPKGSILQEVHLKFLLTGLLSGLPSPQFAIRMCPPLTTKNIKMYQPLLAVGTSNGSVLVYHLTSGLLHKELSVHSCEVKGIEWTSLTSFLSFAASTPNNMGLVRNELQLVDLPTGRSTAFRGDRGNDESPIEMIKVSHLKQYLAVVFKDKPLELWDIRTCTLLREMSKSFPAITALEWSPSHNLKSLRKKQLATREAMARQTVVSDAELGAVESSVISLLQEAESKSELSQNISAREHFVFTDNDGQVYHLTVEGNSVKDSARIPPDGSMGSITCIAWKGDTLVLGDMDGNLNFWDLKGRVSRGIPTHRSWVRKIRFAPGKGNQKLIAMYNDGAEVWDTKEVQMVSSLRSGRNVTFRILDVDWCTSDKVILASDDGCIRVLEMSMKSTCFRMDEQELIEPVWCPYLLVPRAALALKAFLLHQPWNGRYSLDISHIDYPENEEIKTLLQEQLHALSNDIKKLLLDPEFTLLQRCLLVSRLYGDESELHFWTVAAHYLHSLSQAKAGDTVVTKEGAPKDRLNNPLDICYDVLCENAYFQKFQLERVNLQEVKRSTYDHTRKCTDQLLLLGQTDRAVQLLLETSADNQHYYCDSLKACLVTTVTSSGPSQSTIKLVATNMIANGKLAEGVQLLCLIDKAADACRYLQTYGEWNRAAWLAKVRLNSEECADVLKRWVDHLCSPQVNQKSKALLVLLSLGCFVSVAETLHSMRYFDRAALFVEACLKYGAFEVSEDTEKLITAIYADYARSLKSLGFKQGAVHFASKAGAAGRDLLNELGSPKEELTEG; from the exons GTCAAGTGGGCCAGGGAGAACTATCACCACAACATTGGCTCTCCGTATTGCCTGCGCTTGGCTTCTgctgacatcaatgggaagatCATTGTTTGGGATGTAGCAGCAGGAGTAGCTCAGTGTGAGATCCAAGAGCATGTCAAGCCTATCCAAG ATGTGCAGTGGCTGTGGAATCAGGATGCTTCCCGGGACTTACTGCTTGCTATCCATCCACCAAATTACATTGTGCTCTGGAATGCAGACACTGGCACCAAACTGTGGAAGAAGAGCTATGCAGATaacatcctttctttttcttttgacccATTTGATCCTTCACATTTAACTT TACTCACCAGCGAGGGCATCGTTTTCATCTCAGACTTCTCTCCATCCAAGCCTCCCTCTGGCCCTGGGAAAAAAGTGTACATCTCTAGCCCACACTCTAGCCCAGCTCATAACAAGCTGGCTGCAGCCACCGGAGCCAAGAAGGCTCTTAATAAAGTAAAGATTTTGATCACTCAGGAGAAACCTAG tgcTGAATTTGTAGCTCTCAATGACTGCCTCCAGTTAGCCTATCTGCCTTCAAAAAGGAATCACATGCTGTTGCTCTACCCTCGGGAGATTTTAATCCTTGACCTTGAAGTGAATCAAACAGTTGGCGTGATTGCAATCGAGAGAACAGGCGTTCCCTTTCTGCAG GTAATACCGTGCTCTCAGCGCGATGGCCTGTTTTGCCTACATGAAAATGGCTGCATAACCTTACGTGTCCGGAGGTCTTATAACAGTATCTGTACTTCTTCAAATGACGAACCAG ATCTAGATCCTGTTCAGGAGCTTACCTATGACTTGAGAAGCCAGTGTGACGCAATCAGGGTGACGAAAACTGTCCGTCCCTTCAGTATGGTGTGCTGTCCTGTTAATGAGAATGCAGCTGCCCTCGTAGTAAGCGACGGCAGAGTCATGATATGGGAACTCAAGTCTGCTGTGTGCAGTCGAAATGCACGGAACAG TAGTTCCGGTGTGTCACCTTTATACTCGCCAGTGTCTTTCTGTGGGATTCCTGGAGGAGTGCTACAGAATAAACTCCCCGACCTTTCCCTAGATAATATGATCG GACAAAGTGCGATTGCTGGGGAAGAGCATCCCAAAGGCTCCATTCTGCAGGAAGTGCACCTCAAATTCCTGCTGACAGGACTGCTCTCAGGACTCCCTTCCCCTCAGTTTGCCATCCGGATGTGCCCACCACTGACCACAAAAAACATTAAGATGTATCAGCCACTCCTTGCTGTTG GTACAAGTAACGGTTCTGTCCTGGTGTACCACCTCACCAGTGGTCTGCTGCACAAGGAGTTAAGTGTCCACTCGTGTGAAGTCAA GGGTATTGAATGGACAAGCTTGAccagtttcctttcttttgctgCTTCAACCCCAAACAACATGGGGTTAGTAAGAAATGAACTTCAGCTGGTTGATCTCCCAACAG GGAGGAGCACTGCTTTTCGTGGTGACCGGGGCAATGATGAATCACCCATTGAAATGATCAAAGTGTCTCATTTGAA acAGTATTTGGCAGTTGTTTTCAAAGATAAGCCCCTGGAATTATGGGATATTAGAACTTGCACTCTTCTTAGAGAAATGTCTAAAAGCTTCCCTGCGATAACTGCACTG GAGTGGTCACCATCTCACAACCTGAAGAGCCTGAGAAAGAAGCAGCTTGCCACCCGGGAGGCCATGGCCCGCCAGACTGTAGTCTCAGATGCGGAGCTGGGTGCTGTTGAATCATCTGTGATCAG TTTATTACAGGAGGCAGAAAGTAAGTCTGAACTCAGTCAGAACATCTCTGCTCGGGAGCATTTTGTGTTTACTGACAATGATGGCCAAGTTTATCATCTCACTGTTGAAGGAAATTCTGTGAAAGACAGTGCTCGGATTCCACCAGAT GGTAGCATGGGCAGTATTACCTGCATCGCTTGGAAAGGGGATACATTAGTGCTTGGAGATATGGATGGAAATTTAAACTTCTGGGATTTGAAAGGCAGAGTATCCAG AGGAATACCCACACATAGAAGTTGGGTGAGGAAGATTCGTTTTGCCCCTGGCAAGGGAAACCAGAAGCTAATAGCAATGTATAATGATGGCGCTGAAGTTTGGGATACTAAAGAG gttcagatggtGAGCAGTTTAAGAAGTGGAAGAAATGTGACCTTTCGGATTTTGGATGTGGACTGGTGCACATCAGATAAGGTGATCTTGGCATCTGATGACGGGTGCATCAGAGTTCTGGAGATGTCAATGAAGTCTACGTGTTTCAGAATGGATGAGCAGGAGTTAATAG AGCCTGTGTGGTGCCCATACCTCCTTGTTCCAAGGGCCGCCCTTGCCTTGAAAGCCTTCCTACTACACCAGCCTTGGAATGGGCGATATTCTTTGGACATTTCTCACAT TGATTacccagaaaatgaagaaataaagactcTCCTTCAAGAACAGTTGCATGCACTGTCTAA CGACATAAAGAAACTCCTGCTTGATCCTGAATTCACTCTCTTGCAGAGGTGCCTGCTGGTTTCCAG GCTTTATGGCGACGAGTCAGAGCTGCACTTTTGGACAGTGGCTGCCCACTACCTGCACAGCTTGTCCCAAGCCAAGGCTGGGGACACAGTGGTAACCAAGGAAGGTGCTCCTAAGGACAGGCTGAACAACCCACTGGATATCTGCTATGATGTGCTCTGTGAAAATGCCTACTTCCAG aaatttCAGCTAGAAAGAGTTAATCTACAGGAAGTAAAACGGTCAACTTATGATCACACAAGGAAATGCACAGACCAGCTCCTGCTGTTGGGACAG ACAGACAGAGCTGTACAGCTGCTGTTGGAAACAAGTGCAGATAACCAGCACTACTACTGTGACTCGCTGAAAGCTTGCTTGGTCACCACTGTCACCTCTTCAGGCCCTTCTCAGAGCACAATTAAGCTGGTAGCAACCAATATGATCGCCAATGGCAAGCTGGCAG AGGGCGTTCAGTTACTCTGTCTGATAGACAAGGCTGCAGACGCCTGTCGCTACCTGCAGACATATGGCGAGTGGAATCGGGCGGCATGGCTTGCAAAG GTTCGGTTAAATTCTGAAGAATGTGCAGATGTTCTGAAGCGGTGGGTTGACCACCTTTGTTCTCCACAAGTCAACCAGAAGTCCAAGGCCCTCTtggtcctcctctctctgggttgcTTTGTCAGCGTGGCAGAGACGCTTCACAG CATGAGATACTTTGATAGAGCTGCGTTGTTTGTGGAAGCCTGTCTCAAGTATGGTGCATTTGAAGTCAGTGAGGACACAG AGAAGCTCATCACTGCCATCTATGCAGACTATGCCCGAAGCCTGAAGAGCCTCGGCTTTAAACAGGGAGCAGTGCATTTTGCTTCAAAAGCTGGAGCGGCTGGCAGAGATTTATTGAATGAGCTGGGGTCCCCCAAGGAGGAACTAACAGAAGGCTGA